GGCCCCCTATGAAGAGCGGGCGACCGGGGTCAACCGGCGACGTCCAGCTTTCGTCGGCACGTAGAATCGCGGCTCGGGCGTGCGGGCCTGGTCGGGATCGACGCCAATCCCTGACGAGTCACACCCGGCGCGCCAGCTCGGTTTGACGTTCCGAACACAGTCGAATAATTATTCGATCATGCCGGGTGATCTGACGCATCTCGGCTACACCGGGTGTCGGGAGGCACTCCGCCGCCGGCTGGCCGAGCCCTCGCCCGGGCGCATCCAGCTCGTCACCGGGCCACGTCAGGTGGGGAAGACCACGCTTCTCCTCGAGCTGGCCGCCGAGCTGGGCGAGGGGGCCATCTACGTTGCTGCCGACGGCTCCGAGGCGGCGCTTCCCGGCTTCTGGGAGCGGCTCTGGAACCGCGCCGAAGAGACGGCCGCGTCGCGAGGCCGAACGAACGTCGTGCTGATCGACGAGGTCCAGCATCTGGCCGATTGGGCCGCGCGCCTGAAGGCCGAATGGGACCGACTCCGACGAAGGCGCCTGCCCGTCCACGTGGTGGCCACGGGCTCCTCGGCCCTCCGGCTCGCGAGCGGGTCGAAGGAGAGCCTGGCCGGACGGTTCGAGCGCCTGACGCTCGCACACTGGTCTGCCTCCGCCCTCGCGGAGACCTTCGGCCTCGCGCCCGACGACGCCGCGGAGCTGGTGGTCCGGATGGGCGCCTACCCGGGCGCGATGGAGCTCCGGAACGACATGCCACGCTGGACAGCGTACGTGCGCGACGCCATCGTCGAACCGGCCATCGGCCGCGACATCCTGGCGCTGGCCGCTGTACGTCGGCCGGCGCTACTGCGGCAGGTCTTCGCCGTCGCCGCGGCATCGCCGGCG
The genomic region above belongs to Deltaproteobacteria bacterium and contains:
- a CDS encoding ATP-binding protein — its product is MPGDLTHLGYTGCREALRRRLAEPSPGRIQLVTGPRQVGKTTLLLELAAELGEGAIYVAADGSEAALPGFWERLWNRAEETAASRGRTNVVLIDEVQHLADWAARLKAEWDRLRRRRLPVHVVATGSSALRLASGSKESLAGRFERLTLAHWSASALAETFGLAPDDAAELVVRMGAYPGAMELRNDMPRWTAYVRDAIVEPAIGRDILALAAVRRPALLRQVFAVAAASPAQIVSLQKLQGQLQDRGALETIAHYLHLLEEAYVVAPLEKHASRPVLRRAAPPKLVTLSNALIAAVDPRGIPDAAREPERFGAWVENACLAFAWNSGYRVAYWREEPMEVDGVIDGSRGAWAIEVKTGPFGVADVRGLLEFTRRFRRYQPLLLCDPSRVPAAARLGIPAISWKRFLLDGPP